In Papaver somniferum cultivar HN1 chromosome 1, ASM357369v1, whole genome shotgun sequence, a genomic segment contains:
- the LOC113332843 gene encoding cell wall / vacuolar inhibitor of fructosidase 2-like, translated as MGECNHNHLNNFMFLLPLIIIISLFFSPSDSISSTAGKKLHKLVDSICNQTPNHKFCVDAIYTDPRASEADIILLAYISFGLAYTNATNTLSFITDHHLLVDNQKNGSLAEGLKQCSLDYEKAVAALEVALNDLDSETYDLEESAGVLAQSAVHCEHSLKPTMTISSSLHSQLTRRNRDLKLLGGICSVISSRLFN; from the coding sequence ATGGGTGAATGCAACCATAATCATCTGAATAATTTTATGTTCCTCCTTCCTCTGATCATTATAATCTCTTTGTTTTTCTCTCCTTCCGACAGTATCAGTAGCACGGCAGGAAAAAAACTCCACAAGCTTGtagattcaatctgcaatcaaacccCAAATCATAAATTCTGTGTCGACGCTATATACACCGATCCTCGTGCTTCAGAAGCTGATATAATTCTGCTCGCTTATATCTCTTTCGGTTTAGCATACACCAACGCCACAAACACCCTATCTTTCATCACCGATCATCACTTGTTAGTTGATAATCAAAAGAATGGGTCTTTAGCAGAGGGCCTAAAACAGTGTAGCCTTGATTACGAAAAGGCTGTGGCCGCGCTTGAAGTAGCCCTCAACGATTTGGACTCAGAGACTTATGATCTTGAAGAGTCCGCTGGTGTTCTTGCTCAGTCCGCGGTGCATTGTGAACATAGCTTGAAGCCAACTATGACGATTTCTTCATCATTGCATTCCCAATTGACTAGGAGGAATAGAGATTTGAAACTATTGGGTGGAATTTGTTCTGTGATCTCATCAAGGCTCTTTAATTAA